The following is a genomic window from Chromatiales bacterium 21-64-14.
GCCAAGGCCCTCACGTTGCTGGACCTGAACGGCCTGCACCCGCAGTCCAGCGGGGCACGGGTGTCCTTTTCCAAGGGCAAGCCAGCCATCACCGATGGTCCGTTCATTGAGGCCAAGGAGGTTCTGGGCGGGTATTGGATGGTGGAGGCGGACTCGAAAGAGGACGTCGTGAAATGGGCCGCGAGGTGTCCAGCTGACGACGGTGACACCATTGAGATCCGTCCGGTGTTCGGACCCGAGGACTTCAAGTGCGGGAAATAAGAGAGCAAACGCAATGAAATACATTTGCCTGGGTTACATTGACGACCAATACTTCGGACAACGGACCGAGAAGGAGCAGCGCGACTTCATGGATGCCTGCTTTGTCTACGACGAGGAGCTTCAGAAGAGTGGCCACTGGATCGGTGGCGAGGCGCTGCAACCGGTAAGCACGGCCACCACGGTCCGGTACCGCAACGGCAAGCCGCAGATTACCGATGGCCCGTTCGCCGAGACCAAGGAATTCCTTGGGGGTATCATGATCCTGGACGCTGCGGACCTGAACGAGGCCATTGAGCTCATGTCAAAACACCCGAGTCTGAAGATGGGCGGCACGTTCGAAATCCGGCCGAGTGCTGATTTGTCGGCGCTTGTGGCGGATAGCAAACGC
Proteins encoded in this region:
- a CDS encoding dehydrogenase; the protein is MKYICLGYIDDQYFGQRTEKEQRDFMDACFVYDEELQKSGHWIGGEALQPVSTATTVRYRNGKPQITDGPFAETKEFLGGIMILDAADLNEAIELMSKHPSLKMGGTFEIRPSADLSALVADSKRRRAATVSSTTT